A genome region from Halarchaeum grantii includes the following:
- a CDS encoding ABC transporter permease, with protein sequence MRYIVRRVGQSILTVLSVVVLTFLLVRAMPGGPVDYLRAKLMQSRTGNQISMSELQSLAAEYMNIHPGEPIWMQLWYYISSLAQGDLGRSIWYGEPVADIILQSAPWTLFLLTTSIILTFAIGIVLGAVMAYKEGSWFDNGSTVVSMFLNSVPYFIAALLFVYVVSIQLSLLPASGNVASGMEASFSVAYIGSIIEHSILPILSLVITGFGGISLGMRGNAIKEIGEEYIRVAHLRGVSGRRIATRYVGRNAVLPLYTQFMISIGFMFGGSVILEQIFAYPGLGYYLLTAINARDYPLMMGIFITITVAVVICILFADLTYSKVDPRVSSGSGESY encoded by the coding sequence ATGCGATACATAGTCAGGCGAGTCGGCCAGTCGATTCTCACGGTCTTATCCGTGGTCGTACTCACCTTCCTCCTCGTCCGGGCGATGCCCGGTGGCCCGGTCGATTACCTCCGTGCGAAACTCATGCAGTCCCGCACGGGAAACCAGATCAGCATGAGCGAGCTCCAGTCGCTCGCGGCGGAGTACATGAACATTCACCCGGGCGAGCCGATCTGGATGCAGTTGTGGTACTACATCTCGAGTCTCGCGCAGGGCGACCTCGGGCGCTCGATCTGGTACGGTGAACCGGTCGCGGACATCATCCTCCAGTCCGCCCCGTGGACGCTCTTCTTGCTCACGACCTCCATCATCCTCACGTTCGCCATCGGCATCGTCCTCGGCGCCGTGATGGCGTACAAGGAGGGGTCGTGGTTCGACAACGGCTCGACGGTGGTCTCGATGTTCCTCAACTCGGTGCCGTACTTCATCGCCGCGCTCCTGTTCGTCTACGTCGTCTCGATTCAGCTCTCCCTCCTCCCGGCCTCGGGCAACGTCGCGTCCGGCATGGAGGCCTCGTTCTCGGTGGCGTACATCGGGAGCATCATCGAGCACTCGATCCTCCCCATCCTCTCGCTCGTCATCACTGGCTTCGGGGGTATCTCGCTCGGGATGCGCGGCAACGCGATCAAGGAGATCGGTGAGGAGTACATCCGCGTCGCCCACCTTCGCGGCGTCTCCGGGCGTCGGATCGCGACCCGCTACGTCGGCCGCAACGCCGTGCTCCCGCTGTACACGCAGTTCATGATCTCCATCGGGTTCATGTTCGGTGGCTCCGTCATTCTCGAACAGATCTTCGCGTACCCGGGACTCGGCTACTACCTGCTGACGGCGATCAACGCGCGGGACTACCCGCTCATGATGGGTATCTTCATCACCATCACGGTCGCCGTCGTCATCTGTATCCTGTTCGCCGACCTGACCTACAGCAAAGTCGACCCCCGCGTCTCCTCGGGGTCGGGTGAGTCGTACTAA